In the Variovorax sp. S12S4 genome, one interval contains:
- a CDS encoding 3-deoxy-7-phosphoheptulonate synthase, with translation MSTNTAPASDSWYASVEKTSKTDDERIKDINVLPPPEHLIRFFPIRGTPVETLIEGTRRNIHNIMAGKDDRLLVIMGPCSIHDPAAALDYARRLKVEREKYAGTLEIVMRVYFEKPRTTVGWKGLINDPYLDESYRIDEGLRIARQLLIDINRLGLPAGSEFLDVISPQYIGDLIAWGAIGARTTESQVHRELASGLSAPIGFKNGTDGNIRIATDAIQAAARGHHFLSVHKNGQVAIVQTNGNRDCHVILRGGKAPNYDAESVEAACKDLEAAKLPPTLMVDCSHANSSKQHQKQIDVAKDIANQIAGGSNRVFGVMVESHLQAGAQKFTPGKDQIAGLEYGKSITDACLGWDDSVQVLDVLSQAVKQRRG, from the coding sequence ATGAGCACGAACACTGCCCCCGCCAGCGACAGCTGGTATGCGAGCGTCGAAAAAACCAGCAAGACCGACGACGAACGCATCAAGGACATCAACGTGCTGCCCCCTCCCGAACATCTGATCCGCTTCTTCCCGATCCGCGGCACGCCGGTCGAAACGCTGATCGAGGGCACCCGCCGCAACATCCACAACATCATGGCCGGCAAGGACGACCGGCTGCTGGTGATCATGGGGCCTTGCTCAATCCATGACCCGGCCGCCGCGCTCGACTACGCCCGCCGCCTGAAGGTGGAGCGCGAAAAGTACGCCGGCACGCTGGAGATCGTGATGCGCGTGTACTTCGAGAAGCCGCGCACCACGGTCGGCTGGAAGGGCCTCATCAACGATCCGTACCTGGACGAAAGCTACCGCATCGACGAGGGCCTGCGCATTGCGCGCCAGCTGCTCATCGACATCAACCGGCTCGGCCTGCCGGCGGGCAGCGAGTTCCTCGACGTGATCTCGCCGCAATACATCGGCGACCTGATCGCCTGGGGCGCCATCGGTGCGCGCACCACCGAGAGCCAGGTGCATCGCGAGCTGGCCTCGGGCCTCTCGGCGCCCATCGGCTTCAAGAACGGCACCGACGGCAACATCCGCATCGCCACCGACGCCATCCAGGCGGCGGCGCGCGGCCACCACTTTCTCTCGGTGCACAAGAACGGCCAGGTCGCCATCGTGCAGACCAACGGCAATCGCGACTGCCACGTGATCCTGCGCGGCGGCAAGGCGCCGAACTACGACGCCGAGAGCGTCGAGGCCGCCTGCAAGGACCTGGAAGCTGCCAAGTTGCCGCCCACGCTGATGGTCGACTGCAGCCACGCCAACAGTTCCAAGCAGCACCAGAAGCAGATCGACGTGGCGAAGGACATCGCCAACCAGATCGCGGGCGGATCGAACCGCGTCTTCGGCGTGATGGTCGAGAGCCACCTGCAAGCCGGCGCCCAGAAGTTCACGCCGGGCAAGGACCAGATCGCGGGCCTCGAATACGGCAAGAGCATCACCGACGCATGCCTGGGCTGGGACGATTCGGTGCAGGTGCTCGACGTGTTGTCGCAGGCAGTCAAGCAGCGCCGGGGATAA
- the mpl gene encoding UDP-N-acetylmuramate:L-alanyl-gamma-D-glutamyl-meso-diaminopimelate ligase, protein MHIHILGICGTFMGGLAALAREAGHRVTGCDAGVYPPMSDQLRSLGIDLIEGFGADQLALSPDMFVVGNVVSRARLPDGSPKFPLMEAILDAGKPYTSGPQWLAEHVLLGRHVLAVAGTHGKTTTTSMLAWVLEKGGKAPGFLVGGVPLDFGVSARLGDGPAFVIEADEYDTAFFDKRSKFVHYRPRTAILNNLEFDHADIFDDLAAIERQFHHLVRTVPGSGRLVVNATEESLQRVLSQGCWSGLARFGAGGEWQARGTHDAFDVLYRGEAVGRVEWELSGLHNQMNALAAIAAAEHVGVAPADAAKALGSFRNVRRRMELRGTVERSGGAITVYDDFAHHPTAIRTTLDGLRKKLDDAGKQGERILAAFEPRSNTMKLGVMAAQLPWSLEAADLSFCHTAGLDWDAAAALAPMGDRAQVAGAVEPLVAQIVAAARPGDHIVCMSNGGFGGVHDKLLAALRSAAAP, encoded by the coding sequence ATGCACATTCATATTCTTGGCATCTGCGGCACGTTCATGGGCGGATTGGCCGCCCTGGCGCGCGAAGCGGGCCACCGGGTCACGGGCTGCGATGCCGGCGTGTACCCGCCCATGAGCGACCAGCTCCGGTCGCTCGGCATCGACCTGATCGAAGGCTTTGGCGCCGACCAATTGGCACTTTCACCCGACATGTTCGTGGTCGGCAATGTGGTTTCGAGGGCCCGGCTGCCCGACGGCAGCCCCAAGTTCCCGCTGATGGAAGCCATCCTCGATGCCGGCAAGCCCTACACCAGCGGACCGCAGTGGCTCGCCGAGCACGTGCTGCTGGGCCGACACGTGCTTGCCGTGGCCGGAACCCACGGAAAGACCACCACCACGTCGATGCTGGCCTGGGTGCTGGAGAAAGGCGGCAAGGCGCCGGGCTTTCTGGTGGGCGGCGTTCCGCTCGACTTCGGCGTGTCGGCCCGGCTTGGCGACGGCCCGGCATTCGTCATCGAGGCGGACGAGTACGACACCGCCTTTTTCGACAAGCGCAGCAAGTTCGTGCACTACCGCCCGCGCACGGCGATTCTCAACAACCTGGAATTCGACCACGCGGACATCTTCGATGACCTCGCCGCCATCGAACGGCAGTTCCATCACCTCGTTCGCACGGTACCCGGCAGCGGCCGGCTGGTGGTCAACGCCACCGAAGAGAGCTTGCAGCGCGTGCTGAGCCAAGGCTGCTGGAGCGGGCTCGCCCGCTTTGGCGCTGGCGGTGAATGGCAGGCGCGCGGCACGCACGACGCCTTCGACGTGCTGTACCGCGGCGAGGCCGTGGGCCGCGTCGAATGGGAGCTTTCAGGCCTGCACAACCAGATGAACGCGCTGGCCGCCATAGCGGCAGCCGAGCATGTGGGCGTTGCGCCGGCCGATGCGGCCAAGGCACTCGGCAGCTTCCGCAACGTACGCCGGCGCATGGAGTTGCGCGGTACGGTCGAGCGCAGCGGCGGCGCAATCACCGTCTACGACGACTTCGCCCATCACCCGACCGCCATCCGCACCACGCTCGACGGCCTGCGCAAGAAGCTCGACGATGCCGGCAAGCAAGGCGAGCGCATCCTCGCGGCCTTCGAACCGCGCAGCAACACGATGAAGCTCGGCGTGATGGCGGCGCAGCTCCCATGGAGCCTGGAAGCGGCCGACCTGTCCTTCTGCCACACCGCCGGGCTCGACTGGGACGCCGCCGCGGCCTTGGCGCCGATGGGCGACCGCGCGCAGGTAGCCGGTGCCGTCGAGCCGCTGGTCGCGCAGATCGTTGCCGCGGCGCGGCCTGGCGATCACATCGTCTGCATGAGCAACGGCGGCTTCGGCGGCGTGCACGACAAGCTGCTTGCGGCACTGCGCAGCGCCGCGGCTCCATGA
- a CDS encoding TlpA family protein disulfide reductase produces MTSSPTRRRLMYGGVAVAAAAAGLGGAWWRERGVSTKGGVLDAAFWDQRFDRPEGGELVFSSLRGKPLLLNFWATWCPPCVEEMPMIDRFFRENGGNGWQVVGLAIDQPSAVRKFLQKTPVGYPVGLAGLQGTELVKSLGNTAGGLPFTLVLTGAGTVAARKMGKLEPADLDTWRRELVHG; encoded by the coding sequence ATGACTTCTTCGCCCACACGGCGCCGCCTCATGTATGGCGGCGTGGCGGTCGCGGCCGCTGCGGCAGGCTTGGGCGGCGCGTGGTGGCGTGAGCGCGGCGTCAGCACCAAGGGCGGGGTCCTGGATGCCGCCTTCTGGGATCAACGATTCGACCGTCCGGAGGGCGGTGAACTGGTTTTCTCGAGCCTGCGCGGCAAGCCGCTGCTGTTGAATTTCTGGGCCACGTGGTGCCCGCCGTGCGTGGAAGAAATGCCGATGATCGATCGCTTCTTTCGCGAAAATGGCGGCAATGGTTGGCAAGTCGTTGGATTGGCCATCGATCAGCCGAGTGCCGTGCGCAAATTTCTCCAGAAGACGCCGGTCGGCTATCCCGTCGGATTGGCCGGTTTGCAGGGTACTGAACTGGTAAAAAGCCTTGGCAATACCGCCGGAGGATTGCCGTTCACGCTGGTTCTTACGGGCGCGGGGACCGTCGCGGCTCGTAAAATGGGCAAGCTCGAGCCCGCCGATCTGGACACGTGGCGACGTGAACTCGTTCACGGTTAG
- the accB gene encoding acetyl-CoA carboxylase biotin carboxyl carrier protein, translating into MDLRKLKTLIDLVSESNISELEITETEGKVRIVKGGGAAPVQYVQTVAAPAAAPAAGAPAAPALAAAAPAAEAAPAGHAVKSPMVGTFYRSSSPGAPAFVEVGSKVNEGDTVCIIEAMKILNEIEADKSGTITQILGENGQAVEYGQPLFIIE; encoded by the coding sequence ATGGATCTGCGCAAACTCAAGACACTGATCGATTTGGTGTCGGAATCCAATATTTCCGAACTGGAAATCACCGAAACCGAAGGCAAGGTTCGCATCGTCAAGGGCGGCGGCGCTGCCCCGGTGCAATATGTTCAGACCGTGGCGGCACCTGCCGCTGCTCCCGCCGCCGGTGCGCCTGCGGCGCCTGCGCTTGCTGCTGCCGCGCCGGCCGCCGAAGCCGCGCCCGCCGGGCATGCGGTCAAGTCGCCGATGGTCGGCACTTTCTATCGTTCGTCCAGTCCGGGCGCACCGGCTTTTGTCGAAGTCGGCAGCAAGGTCAATGAGGGCGACACCGTCTGCATCATCGAAGCGATGAAGATCCTCAACGAAATCGAAGCGGACAAGTCCGGCACGATCACCCAGATCCTCGGCGAAAACGGTCAGGCAGTCGAATACGGCCAGCCGCTGTTCATCATCGAGTGA
- the accC gene encoding acetyl-CoA carboxylase biotin carboxylase subunit yields the protein MFKKILVANRGEIALRIQRACSELGIKAVMVYSEADRDAKYVKLAQEAVCIGPAPSSLSYLNMPAIISAAEVTDAEAIHPGYGFLSENANFAERVEQSGFQFIGPTPDNIRTMGDKVSAKQAMIKAGVPCVPGSEGELSDDAATNKRIARAIGYPVIIKAAGGGGGRGMRVVHTEAALVNAIQMTKAEAGAAFNNPAVYMEKFLQNPRHVEIQILADKHKNAVYLGERDCSMQRRHQKVIEESPAPGIPRKLIEKIGERCAAACKKIGYRGAGTFEFLYENGEFYFIEMNTRVQVEHPVTEFTTGIDIVKTQIMVAAGEKLPFTQRQIEMRGHAIECRINAEDAWKFTPSPGRITMWHPPGGPGVRVDSHAYTNYFVPPNYDSMIGKIIVYGDTREQAMARMRTALNETVIEGIQTNIPLHRELMVDAKFMSGGTNIHYLEEWLAAHKR from the coding sequence ATGTTCAAGAAGATCCTGGTTGCAAACCGGGGGGAAATTGCCCTCCGGATCCAGCGCGCCTGCAGCGAGCTCGGCATCAAGGCCGTGATGGTCTATTCCGAAGCGGACCGCGACGCAAAGTACGTCAAGCTGGCGCAGGAAGCCGTGTGCATCGGCCCCGCGCCATCGTCGCTGAGCTATCTCAACATGCCGGCGATCATCTCGGCGGCCGAGGTCACCGACGCCGAAGCGATTCACCCCGGCTATGGTTTCCTGAGCGAAAACGCCAACTTCGCCGAGCGCGTGGAGCAAAGCGGTTTCCAGTTCATTGGCCCCACGCCCGACAACATCCGCACGATGGGTGACAAGGTCTCGGCCAAGCAGGCCATGATCAAGGCCGGCGTGCCTTGCGTGCCCGGCTCCGAGGGCGAGCTGTCCGACGACGCCGCCACCAACAAGCGCATCGCGCGCGCCATCGGCTACCCGGTCATCATCAAGGCCGCCGGCGGCGGCGGTGGCCGCGGCATGCGCGTGGTGCACACCGAAGCGGCACTGGTCAACGCGATCCAGATGACCAAGGCGGAAGCCGGCGCTGCGTTCAACAATCCGGCCGTGTACATGGAGAAGTTTCTCCAGAACCCGCGCCACGTTGAAATCCAGATCCTGGCCGACAAGCACAAGAACGCGGTCTATCTGGGCGAGCGCGACTGCTCCATGCAGCGGCGCCACCAGAAGGTGATCGAGGAGTCGCCGGCCCCGGGCATTCCCCGCAAGCTGATCGAGAAGATCGGCGAGCGCTGCGCCGCGGCCTGCAAGAAAATCGGCTACCGCGGCGCGGGCACCTTCGAGTTTCTCTACGAAAACGGCGAGTTCTATTTCATCGAGATGAACACGCGCGTGCAGGTGGAGCACCCGGTGACCGAGTTCACCACCGGCATCGACATCGTGAAAACGCAGATCATGGTGGCGGCGGGCGAGAAGCTGCCGTTCACGCAGCGACAGATCGAAATGCGCGGCCATGCCATCGAGTGCCGCATCAACGCCGAAGACGCCTGGAAGTTCACGCCGTCGCCGGGGCGCATCACCATGTGGCACCCGCCGGGCGGCCCTGGCGTTCGCGTCGATTCGCATGCGTACACCAACTACTTCGTGCCGCCCAACTACGACTCGATGATCGGCAAGATCATTGTGTATGGCGACACGCGCGAGCAGGCCATGGCGCGCATGCGCACGGCGCTGAACGAAACCGTGATCGAAGGCATCCAGACCAACATTCCGCTTCACCGCGAGCTGATGGTCGACGCCAAGTTCATGAGCGGCGGCACCAACATCCACTACCTGGAAGAGTGGCTGGCGGCACACAAGCGCTGA
- the tldD gene encoding metalloprotease TldD: MISREPTIERLATAQQLLLTPFGLDESHLSKALAEITAHKVDDADLYFQYTRSEGWSLEEGIVKTGSFSIDQGVGVRAVSGEKTAFAYSDDISEASLLDAARTVRSISSAGRTGRVKTPARKIASSRSLYNGVDPISTLDSTAKVKLLERVEKLARSRDPRVAQVMAGLASEYDVVLVARADGTLAADVRPLVRLSVTVIAEQNGRREVGSGGGGGRFGLAYFTDEQMAEYVDQAVKAALTNLDARPAPAGEMTVVLGSGWPGILLHEAIGHGLEGDFNRKGSSAFSGRIGQRVAAKGVTVLDDGTIADRRGSLNVDDEGNASQRNVLIEDGILKGYIQDSLNARLMKVKPTGNGRRESYAHVPMPRMTNTYMLGGDKDPKEIVASIKKGLYATNFGGGQVDITSGKFVFSASEAFWVENGKIQYPVKGATIVGNGPDALTRVTMIGNDMALDSGVGTCGKEGQSVPVGVGQPTLRIDGLTVGGTA, from the coding sequence ATGATCTCTCGCGAACCCACCATCGAGCGCCTTGCCACGGCGCAACAGCTCCTGCTCACGCCGTTCGGCCTCGACGAATCGCACCTGAGCAAGGCCCTGGCCGAGATCACCGCTCACAAGGTGGACGACGCCGATCTGTACTTCCAGTACACGCGCAGCGAGGGCTGGAGCCTGGAAGAAGGCATCGTCAAGACCGGCAGCTTCAGCATCGACCAGGGTGTCGGCGTGCGCGCGGTCAGCGGCGAGAAAACCGCTTTCGCCTATTCGGACGATATTTCCGAGGCGTCGCTGCTCGATGCGGCCCGCACGGTCCGCTCGATTTCCTCCGCCGGCCGCACCGGCCGCGTGAAGACGCCGGCGCGCAAGATTGCTTCGAGCCGTTCGCTCTACAACGGCGTCGATCCTATTTCAACGCTCGACAGCACGGCCAAGGTCAAGCTGCTCGAGCGGGTCGAAAAGCTCGCACGCTCGCGCGATCCGCGCGTGGCCCAGGTCATGGCCGGCCTGGCGAGCGAATACGACGTGGTGCTGGTGGCGCGGGCCGATGGCACCCTGGCCGCCGACGTGCGGCCGCTGGTGCGCCTCTCGGTGACCGTGATCGCCGAGCAGAACGGCCGGCGCGAGGTCGGCTCCGGCGGTGGTGGCGGGCGCTTCGGGCTGGCCTATTTCACCGACGAGCAGATGGCCGAATACGTTGACCAGGCGGTGAAGGCCGCGCTGACCAATCTCGACGCCCGTCCGGCGCCCGCCGGCGAAATGACGGTGGTGCTCGGCTCCGGCTGGCCCGGCATCCTGCTGCACGAGGCCATCGGCCACGGGCTGGAAGGCGACTTCAACCGCAAGGGCTCGAGCGCGTTTTCGGGCCGCATTGGCCAGCGCGTGGCGGCCAAGGGCGTGACAGTGCTGGACGACGGCACCATTGCCGACCGCCGCGGCTCGCTCAACGTGGACGATGAGGGCAACGCGAGCCAGCGCAACGTGCTCATCGAAGACGGCATTCTCAAGGGCTACATCCAGGATTCGCTCAACGCGCGCCTCATGAAGGTCAAGCCCACCGGCAACGGCCGCCGCGAGAGCTACGCCCACGTGCCGATGCCGCGCATGACCAACACCTACATGCTCGGCGGCGACAAGGACCCGAAGGAAATCGTCGCCAGCATCAAGAAGGGCCTGTACGCCACCAACTTCGGCGGCGGCCAGGTCGACATCACAAGCGGCAAGTTCGTGTTCTCGGCCAGCGAGGCCTTCTGGGTCGAGAACGGCAAGATCCAATACCCCGTGAAGGGCGCGACCATCGTGGGCAACGGCCCTGACGCGCTCACCCGCGTGACCATGATCGGCAACGACATGGCGCTCGATTCGGGCGTGGGCACCTGCGGCAAGGAAGGCCAGAGCGTGCCCGTGGGCGTCGGCCAGCCGACCTTGCGCATCGATGGTTTGACCGTAGGCGGAACGGCCTGA
- a CDS encoding cupin domain-containing protein, producing the protein MTAMRARELIESLKLQPHPEGGWYSEVFRSAASVVPTDGRAPRSALTSIYFLLEAGQHSRWHRVLSDEVWVHLEGVPLALWTCDAAMRTAPAHVRLGPVDAHGTRPQHVVPAGQWQAARPIQGHASGDYTLVACMVGPGFDFADFSMVPPESDEATAMRHHWPELAGML; encoded by the coding sequence ATGACCGCCATGCGCGCCCGCGAGCTGATCGAGAGCCTGAAGCTGCAGCCCCACCCCGAGGGCGGCTGGTACAGCGAGGTGTTCCGTTCGGCCGCGAGCGTGGTTCCCACCGATGGCCGCGCGCCGCGCAGCGCGCTCACCAGCATCTACTTTCTGCTGGAGGCCGGCCAGCATTCGCGCTGGCACCGGGTGCTCTCGGACGAGGTCTGGGTTCACCTGGAAGGCGTGCCGCTGGCACTGTGGACGTGCGATGCCGCCATGCGCACCGCGCCGGCGCACGTGCGGCTAGGGCCGGTCGACGCACACGGCACGCGCCCCCAGCACGTGGTGCCGGCCGGCCAGTGGCAGGCCGCCCGGCCGATCCAGGGCCACGCGAGCGGCGACTACACACTGGTCGCCTGCATGGTCGGCCCCGGCTTCGATTTCGCAGACTTTTCCATGGTGCCGCCCGAAAGCGATGAAGCCACCGCCATGCGGCACCACTGGCCCGAACTGGCCGGGATGCTCTGA